The Cellulomonas fulva genome includes a window with the following:
- a CDS encoding LacI family DNA-binding transcriptional regulator — protein MTTPAAPRAGRRPTISDVARAAGVSTAVVSYALNDRRGVSGATRERVLRVADELGWRPNPAARSMRAGAQAVGLAIVAGEALHGAPVLDVVASLQRALAPRGLSVDLRVVDDDVAAAELYTRWGAERRCEAVVVPNVRVDDRRLAAVAAAGLRAVVVGPPHITPELSAVEVDDADAYARVGRYLLDLGHTRVAAVTGPADWVRTAECEAGLRRALAAGGAELEAAATDGTAEGAAAAARRLLMAAAPPTALVLETDLMALAALDVARRTGLVLPWDLSVVAGADSVLCRLATPALSSLPALGAELGTALATAVLGALAAGPEDAPVRVPLQVAALAVRGSTAPHAR, from the coding sequence GTGACCACTCCGGCAGCACCCCGAGCAGGACGACGCCCCACCATCTCGGACGTCGCGCGCGCCGCGGGCGTCTCGACCGCCGTCGTGTCCTATGCCCTGAACGACCGGCGCGGCGTCTCCGGGGCGACCCGCGAGCGCGTGCTGCGCGTGGCCGACGAGCTCGGCTGGCGCCCCAACCCCGCCGCCCGGTCGATGCGCGCCGGCGCGCAGGCCGTCGGGCTGGCGATCGTCGCGGGCGAGGCGCTGCACGGCGCGCCCGTGCTCGACGTCGTGGCGTCGCTGCAGCGCGCGCTCGCGCCGCGCGGCCTCTCGGTGGACCTGCGGGTCGTGGACGACGACGTCGCCGCGGCCGAGCTGTACACCCGGTGGGGCGCCGAGCGTCGCTGCGAGGCGGTCGTCGTGCCGAACGTGCGGGTCGACGACCGGCGCCTCGCGGCGGTCGCGGCCGCCGGGCTGCGCGCGGTCGTCGTCGGGCCCCCGCACATCACGCCGGAGCTGTCCGCGGTGGAGGTCGACGACGCCGACGCGTACGCGCGGGTGGGGCGGTACCTCCTCGACCTGGGGCACACGCGCGTCGCGGCCGTCACGGGACCCGCCGACTGGGTGCGCACTGCCGAGTGCGAGGCCGGCCTCCGGCGGGCGCTCGCCGCGGGCGGTGCGGAGCTGGAGGCGGCGGCCACGGACGGCACCGCCGAGGGCGCCGCGGCGGCGGCGCGCCGGCTGCTGATGGCGGCCGCGCCGCCGACCGCGCTGGTGCTCGAGACCGACCTGATGGCGCTCGCCGCCCTGGACGTCGCCCGGCGCACGGGTCTGGTCCTGCCCTGGGACCTGTCGGTCGTCGCCGGCGCGGACAGCGTGCTGTGCCGCCTGGCCACGCCGGCCCTGAGCAGCCTGCCCGCGCTCGGTGCCGAGCTGGGGACCGCCCTGGCGACGGCCGTGCTCGGCGCGCTCGCCGCGGGCCCGGAGGACGCGCCGGTGCGTGTCCCGCTCCAGGTCGCGGCGCTGGCCGTGCGGGGCAGCACCGCGCCGCACGCGCGCTGA
- a CDS encoding substrate-binding domain-containing protein produces MLAPVVGGFYFGAVIAGVARACRAGGHRVVAVQTYPAGLDREGAAEPDDVPVALGAVDGLVVLSGALPHERLSRLEASGLPTVLVSEELPSRSVPVVLPDNAAGVRASVEHLIQHGHRAIGFVGSLTQRDMRERFAAYRDTLAAHGLEADGAWVYEASDNNEPGGQAAARRLLAAGLPTTAVVVATDRNAAGLIAGLRHAGLAVPRDQAVVAFDHADFGARLTPRLTTVDAHFDRVGEAAVRLLLARLRGEVVPVGEHRTATSLVVRESCGCTPLTRTDASRDDWRDDLLDLTRTAFSGGRGLIPGPHDPRTHREVRPDPRIDVRAEARTDARTDARSERHPDRHPERHPDRRAERHERRTPQEAWCHAVVEPLGAALGGAVPDDAAMARLAELTTALQPYPDALELLVAAVHRARDTLLVEQPAGTAAATLERTTTAVILALTRGCTAALLGRAGRLEATVEHQYEVAMDLLRDGTDPRTLEWLPRGLRGRACLALWVDGPGGDRELEIVGVRDAAGALTRLVGTRTVPADFPPLPMLRGGLVAEATFVVPVTCGRSDWGLLAVEGPVEARSTTARDRFNHWAALLAVALDQQSLLASLHEQRLQLEQAAARERALADAVRVSEEHYALASMAADDGTWDWDVSKGTVYYSPRWKQTLGYDDESVGSSPTEWLDRVHPADRDEVSTAIAASLAGVDSTLELEHRVRSAGGEYRWLLCRAMTVLDDAGCPARLVGTIVDVTDRKQAELSQQRDALRDAETGLATRLLFLDRLGAAVVRAHRIDDYDCALVVVRAPVVSQPGGARGAASTESLREVAERLRDAVRAGDTAARSSDDEVALLLEDTGPGGVPSRVRGVLDALVSAMGDRVRIGMVPSLRGYEDAGAVLREADIAVARAAAGSVARSGPR; encoded by the coding sequence GTGCTCGCGCCCGTCGTCGGCGGCTTCTACTTCGGGGCGGTCATCGCCGGCGTCGCGCGGGCGTGCCGCGCGGGCGGGCACCGCGTCGTCGCGGTCCAGACGTACCCGGCGGGTCTCGACCGCGAGGGGGCGGCGGAGCCCGACGACGTGCCCGTCGCGCTCGGCGCGGTCGACGGGCTGGTGGTGCTCAGCGGGGCGCTGCCGCACGAGCGGCTGAGCCGGCTCGAGGCCAGCGGGCTGCCGACCGTGCTGGTCAGCGAGGAGCTCCCGTCCCGCAGCGTGCCCGTCGTGCTGCCGGACAACGCCGCGGGCGTGCGGGCCTCGGTCGAGCACCTCATCCAGCACGGCCACCGGGCGATCGGGTTCGTCGGGTCGCTCACCCAGCGCGACATGCGGGAGCGGTTCGCCGCCTACCGCGACACGCTCGCCGCGCACGGCCTCGAGGCGGACGGCGCGTGGGTCTACGAGGCGAGCGACAACAACGAGCCCGGTGGCCAGGCCGCGGCGCGCCGGCTGCTCGCGGCCGGCCTGCCCACGACCGCGGTCGTCGTCGCGACCGACCGCAACGCCGCCGGCCTGATCGCCGGCCTGCGTCATGCGGGCCTCGCGGTGCCGCGGGACCAGGCCGTCGTGGCGTTCGACCACGCCGACTTCGGCGCACGCCTCACCCCGCGGCTCACGACCGTCGACGCGCACTTCGACCGTGTCGGCGAGGCCGCCGTGCGGCTGCTCCTGGCGCGCCTGCGGGGCGAGGTCGTGCCGGTGGGGGAGCACCGCACCGCCACCTCGCTCGTGGTGCGCGAGTCCTGCGGCTGCACGCCCCTGACCCGCACCGACGCCTCCCGGGACGACTGGCGCGACGACCTGCTCGACCTCACCCGCACCGCGTTCTCCGGCGGGCGCGGGCTGATCCCCGGCCCCCACGACCCCCGCACGCACCGCGAGGTGCGCCCGGACCCGCGCATCGACGTGCGCGCCGAGGCCCGCACCGACGCCCGCACTGACGCCCGTTCCGAGCGGCACCCCGACCGGCACCCGGAGCGGCACCCCGACCGTCGCGCCGAGCGGCACGAGCGACGGACGCCGCAGGAGGCCTGGTGCCACGCGGTCGTCGAGCCCCTGGGCGCGGCCCTGGGCGGCGCGGTGCCGGACGACGCGGCGATGGCGCGGCTCGCCGAGCTCACCACGGCGCTGCAGCCCTACCCCGACGCGCTCGAGCTGCTCGTCGCCGCGGTGCACCGTGCTCGCGACACGCTGCTGGTCGAGCAGCCGGCCGGCACCGCGGCCGCCACGCTCGAGCGCACCACCACCGCGGTCATCCTCGCGCTCACCCGCGGCTGCACCGCGGCGCTGCTCGGCCGCGCGGGACGCCTCGAGGCGACCGTGGAGCACCAGTACGAGGTGGCGATGGACCTGCTGCGGGACGGCACCGACCCGCGCACGCTCGAGTGGCTCCCGCGCGGGCTGCGCGGGCGCGCGTGCCTGGCGCTGTGGGTCGACGGGCCCGGCGGAGACCGCGAGCTGGAGATCGTCGGGGTCCGCGACGCGGCAGGCGCCCTGACCCGGCTCGTCGGGACGCGCACGGTGCCCGCCGACTTCCCGCCGCTGCCGATGCTCCGGGGCGGGCTGGTCGCCGAGGCGACCTTCGTGGTGCCGGTGACCTGCGGCCGCAGCGACTGGGGGCTGCTCGCCGTCGAGGGCCCGGTCGAGGCGCGCTCCACGACCGCGCGCGACCGGTTCAACCACTGGGCCGCGCTGCTCGCCGTGGCGCTCGACCAGCAGAGCCTCCTCGCCTCGCTGCACGAGCAGCGGCTCCAGCTCGAGCAGGCCGCGGCGCGCGAGCGCGCGCTCGCGGACGCCGTGCGGGTCAGCGAGGAGCACTACGCGCTGGCGTCGATGGCGGCCGACGACGGGACGTGGGACTGGGACGTCTCGAAGGGCACCGTGTACTACTCGCCGCGCTGGAAGCAGACGCTGGGCTACGACGACGAGTCGGTCGGCTCGTCGCCGACGGAGTGGCTCGACCGTGTGCACCCGGCGGACCGCGACGAGGTCTCGACCGCGATCGCCGCGTCCCTCGCCGGGGTCGACTCGACGCTCGAGCTCGAGCACCGGGTCCGCAGCGCGGGCGGCGAGTACCGCTGGTTGCTCTGCCGGGCGATGACCGTGCTCGACGACGCGGGCTGCCCCGCCCGGCTCGTCGGGACGATCGTCGACGTGACGGACCGCAAGCAGGCCGAGCTCTCGCAGCAGCGCGACGCGCTGCGCGACGCCGAGACCGGCCTGGCGACGCGCCTGCTGTTCCTCGACCGGCTCGGGGCGGCGGTCGTGCGTGCACACCGGATCGACGACTACGACTGCGCGCTCGTCGTGGTCCGAGCGCCCGTCGTCAGCCAGCCGGGCGGTGCCCGCGGAGCGGCGTCCACCGAGTCGCTCCGCGAGGTCGCGGAGCGGCTGCGGGACGCCGTCCGCGCGGGCGACACCGCGGCCCGGAGCTCGGACGACGAGGTCGCCCTGCTGCTCGAGGACACCGGCCCCGGGGGCGTGCCGTCACGCGTGCGGGGTGTCCTCGACGCGCTGGTCAGCGCGATGGGTGACCGGGTCCGGATCGGCATGGTGCCGAGCCTGCGGGGCTACGAGGACGCGGGGGCCGTCCTGCGCGAGGCGGACATCGCGGTGGCGCGGGCCGCCGCGGGCAGCGTGGCCCGCAGCGGCCCGCGCTGA